A single region of the Thunnus maccoyii chromosome 10, fThuMac1.1, whole genome shotgun sequence genome encodes:
- the tpbgb gene encoding trophoblast glycoprotein b — protein MRLLSTSCVCKRGEMRGRTQKSAMMHLLFLLAVVGQLSCQNCPDKCMCSMQTVKCQNQDLDAIPHSLPAYTKVLFVTGNNISRISVNSFPTRLEQLTDLYLSGNEMEYVDENTFDNLPNLVRLDLSNNKFQNISLKPFPDDNKLQFLNLSRSVHNHSFIDDVFSFLQSGNLHQLKAMDLSNNDLVFLPDDILTSLSNLVNLSLQNSSIIAIQNGTLKMPPLQDLDLRDNGFRYLPTTTLAEFSLKPELHIRLAGNPWHCNCLIEDMLLWLKNSTQVTDMQNLTCADPKGLRRQPLVQVEQSQLKCLGDLEGVLETSYVFLGLVLALIGVIFLLVLYLNRKGIKRWMYNIRDACRDHMEGYHYRYEINSDPRLANLSINSDV, from the coding sequence ATGCGCCTGTTGAGCACATCGTGCGTGTGTAAACGCGGAGAAATGCGAGGGAGAACACAGAAGTCCGCTATGATGCATTTACTTTTCCTGCTTGCGGTCGTAGGCCAGCTGTCCTGCCAAAACTGTCCGGACAAATGCATGTGCTCCATGCAAACTGTAAAATGCCAAAACCAGGACTTGGACGCGATTCCGCATTCTTTACCGGCCTACACCAAAGTCCTATTCGTCACAGGAAACAACATTTCCCGTATTAGCGTGAACTCTTTCCCAACCCGCCTGGAACAATTAACAGATCTCTATCTCAGTGGGAATGAGATGGAGTATGtggatgaaaacacatttgacaaCTTGCCAAACCTCGTGCGGCTGGACCTGAGCAACAACAAATTCCAGAATATCAGTCTAAAACCTTTCCCTGATGACAACAAATTACAGTTCTTGAACCTCAGCAGGTCTGTTCACAATCATTCCTTCATagatgatgtcttcagtttCCTGCAGAGTGGAAACCTCCACCAGCTTAAAGCCATGGACCTGTCCAACAATGACCTTGTGTTCCTTCCAGACGACATACTCACCAGCCTCTCCAACCTCGTCAACCTCAGCCTGCAAAACAGCTCCATCATCGCCATCCAGAACGGGACGCTGAAGATGCCGCCTCTACAGGACCTCGACCTGAGGGACAACGGCTTCAGGTatctccccaccaccaccctgGCAGAGTTCAGCCTCAAGCCTGAGCTCCACATTCGCTTGGCGGGGAACCCCTGGCACTGCAACTGCCTCATCGAGGACATGCTGCTGTGGCTGAAGAACTCCACTCAGGTCACTGACATGCAGAACCTGACCTGTGCAGACCCAAAGGGCCTGAGACGCCAGCCGCTGGTGCAGGTCGAGCAGTCACAGCTGAAGTGTTTGGGCGACTTGGAGGGCGTGCTGGAGACTTCGTATGTTTTCCTGGGGCTGGTGCTGGCCCTGATCGGCGTCATATTCCTGCTGGTGCTCTACCTGAACAGAAAAGGTATCAAGCGGTGGATGTACAACATCCGGGATGCTTGTAGGGACCACATGGAGGGCTACCATTACAGGTATGAGATCAACTCTGACCCACGTTTGGCCAACCTGAGCATCAATTCAGATGTGTGA